TCCGGGACGCGCTGGCCAACGCCGGGGTACCCGCCGCGGCGATCCGCTACCTCAACGCGCACGGACCGGGGACCAGGCAGTGCGACCAGGCCGAGGCGACGATCCTGGAGCAGGAGTTCGACAGCTCGACCGGCATCTACTCGCTCAAGCCGCTCACCGGGCACTGCCAGTGCGCGGCCTCGGCGGTCGAGGCGGCGGTCACAGCGCTCGGCTACGACCGCGGGTTCGTCCCGGCACCGCCCGCGGTGGCTGCCGGGCACCCGCAGCTGCTCACCGGCCGCGTGCCGATCGGTGACGGCCTGACCGCCAAGTCGTCGCTCGGCATGGGCGGCCACAACTCGGTGTTGGTGCTCGGACCACCCGCCTGATCAGGGCGAGAGCCACTTTCCCGGCACTTGTCGCCGGGGAAGTGGCGCCCCCGGCGTAGCCGGGGATCATGGGCGCGTGGCCGAACGCGAGCACCCGTGGTGGAAAGTCATGTGCCTGACCGGTGTGGACTACTTCTCCACGCTGGGGTACCAGCCGGGCATCGCGGCGCTCGCGGCCGGCCTGCTGTCCCCGGTGGCGACGATCGTGCTGGTCGTGCTCACCCTGGCCGGCGCACTGCCGATCTACCGGCGGGTGGCCGCGGAGAGCCCGCACGGCCAGGGCTCACTGGCGATGCTGGAGAAGCTGCTGTCCCGGTGGAAGGGCAAGCTGCTGGTCCTGGCGCTGCTCGGGTTCGCCGCGACCGACTTCGTCATCACGATCACCCTGTCCGCCGCCGACGCGGCCGCGCACGCCAGCGAGAACCCGTACCTGGGTTTCCTGCACGGCGAGAACCTGCTGATCACGCTGGTGCTGATCGCCGCTCTGGGCGCGGTGTTCTTCAAGGGCTTCGCCGAGGCGATCGGGATCGCGGTCGCCCTGGTCGGCGTGTACCTGCTGCTCAACGCGGTCGTCGTGGCCTCCGCGATCGCCCACGTCATCCGTAGCCCGCACTTGGTGGTCGACTGGAAGAACCTGCTGTTCGCCCAGCACGGCAACATCTGGGTGATGGCCGGGGTGTCCCTGCTGGTCTTCCCCAAGCTCGCGCTCGGCCTGTCCGGGTTCGAGACCGGGGTGTCGGTGATGCCGCTGGTGCACGGTCCCGACCTGAGGGGGCGGATCCGGCACACCCGCCGCCTGCTCACCACGGCCGCGTTGATCATGAGCGCGTTCCTGATCGTGTCCAGCTTCAGCACGAGCGTGCTGATCCCGCAGGCGGAGTTCGAGCCGGGCGGTCCGGCGAACGGCCGCGCACTGGCCTACCTCGCGCACGCCTACCTCGGCAACGCCTTCGGCACGGTGTACGACGCGAGCACCATCGCGATCCTGTGGTTCGCCGGGGCGTCGGCGATGGCCGGCCTGCTCAACCTCGTCCCGCGTTACCTGCCCCGCTACGGCATGGCGCCGAGCTGGGCGGCGGCGACCCGTCCGCTGGTCGTGGTGATCTCGCTGATCGCGTTCTTGATCACCTGGATCTTCGACGCGAGCGTCGACGCGCAGGGCGGCGCGTACGCGACGGGCGTGCTGGTGCTGATCTCCTCGGCCGCGCTGGCGGTGACGCTGTCCGCGCGGCGGCGCCGGCGGACCGCGGCCTTCGTGGCCTACCTCGTCATCACGGTCGTGTTCGGCTACACGACGATGGCGAACATCGTCGAGCGGCCGGACGGGGTGAAGATCGCCGCGCTGTTCATCCTCGCGATCATCAGCACGTCGCTGATCTCGCGCGCCACCCGCTCGCTGGAGCTGCGGGTCGAGGAGGTCCGGTTCGACGCGGCCGCCCAGCGCATCCTGGACCGGGCCGTGCGCAGCGGGCACGTGCGGATCATCGCGAACGAGCCCGACGCCCGGGACGCGTGAAGAGCCCGTCGATCGCCAACGCCATCGCGGCGATCCTGCTGCACGTTCGCGACCACACGGGCATCCGCCCGGACGTGTACTTCGCCTGGACCGAGGGCAACCCGTTCCGGTTCATCGTGCGCTACCTGATCTTCGGCGACGGCGACATCCCGCCGGTCACCCGCGAGGTGCTGCGCCGCGCCGAGCCGGATCCGAGCCGGCGGCCGCTGGTGCACGTCGGCTGATGGTTGCCCCACACCGCGGACTGGTCGAAGATCGGGGCATGACTGCGCGCACGACACCGCCGTTCCGCGCCGACCACGTGGGCAGCCTGCTGCGGCCCGCCGAGTTGCACCGGGCCAGGGAGGACTTCGCACGCGGCGCGATCGGCGCCGACGACCTCAAGGCGGTGGAGGACCGGGCGATCCGGGACGTGGTCGCCATGCAGCGGGAGGTCGGGCTGCGGTCGGCCACCGACGGCGAGTTCCGCCGCGCCTCCTGGCACATGGACTTCATCTACCAGCTCGACGGCGTCTCACGCAGCGACGAGAAGCTGCACGTCAAGTTCCACAACGCGGCCGGCGACCTCGAATTCAGCCCGGCCGGGCTGAAGGTCGACGGCAAGGTCGG
The sequence above is a segment of the Amycolatopsis viridis genome. Coding sequences within it:
- a CDS encoding amino acid transporter, encoding MAEREHPWWKVMCLTGVDYFSTLGYQPGIAALAAGLLSPVATIVLVVLTLAGALPIYRRVAAESPHGQGSLAMLEKLLSRWKGKLLVLALLGFAATDFVITITLSAADAAAHASENPYLGFLHGENLLITLVLIAALGAVFFKGFAEAIGIAVALVGVYLLLNAVVVASAIAHVIRSPHLVVDWKNLLFAQHGNIWVMAGVSLLVFPKLALGLSGFETGVSVMPLVHGPDLRGRIRHTRRLLTTAALIMSAFLIVSSFSTSVLIPQAEFEPGGPANGRALAYLAHAYLGNAFGTVYDASTIAILWFAGASAMAGLLNLVPRYLPRYGMAPSWAAATRPLVVVISLIAFLITWIFDASVDAQGGAYATGVLVLISSAALAVTLSARRRRRTAAFVAYLVITVVFGYTTMANIVERPDGVKIAALFILAIISTSLISRATRSLELRVEEVRFDAAAQRILDRAVRSGHVRIIANEPDARDA